The following proteins are encoded in a genomic region of Zea mays cultivar B73 chromosome 9, Zm-B73-REFERENCE-NAM-5.0, whole genome shotgun sequence:
- the LOC100193569 gene encoding putative CBL-interacting protein kinase family protein isoform X3, with amino-acid sequence MKIVRHPNIVRLNEVLAGRTKIYIVLELVTGGELFDRIVRHGKLRENEARKYFQQLIDAIDYCHSKGVYHRDLKPQNLLLDSRGNLKLSDFGLSTLSQNGVGLVHTTCGTPNYVAPEVLSSNGYDGSAADIWSCGVILYVLMAGYLPFEENDLPHLYEKITAAQYSCPYWFSPGAKSLIQRILDPNPRTRITIEEIREDPWFKKNYVTIRCGEDENVSLDDVQAIFDNIEDKYVSDEVTHKDGGPLMMNAFEMIALSQGLDLSALFDRQQEFVKRQTRFVSRKPAKTVVATIEVVAESMGLKVHSRNYKVRLEGPASNRASQFAVVLEVFEVAPSLFMVDVRKVAGDTPEYHRFYENLCSKLCSIIWRPTEVSAKSTPLRTTTC; translated from the exons ATGAAGATCGTAAGACATCCCAACATAGTTAGGCTTAATGAG GTGTTGGCCGGCAGGACAAAGATATACATAGTCTTGGAACTTGTCACTGGAGGTGAACTGTTTGATAGAATA GTCCGCCATGGGAAGCTACGTGAGAATGAAGCTAGGAAGTATTTCCAGCAGCTTATTGATGCCATTGATTATTGCCACAGCAAAGGAGTTTATCATAGAGATTTGAAG CCTCAAAACTTGCTTCTTGACTCTCGTGGAAACTTGAAACTTTCTGATTTTGGACTTAGCACATTGTCTCAAAAT GGAGTAGGCCTTGTACACACGACATGTGGAACACCAAATTATGTTGCACCTGAG GTGCTAAGTAGCAATGGATATGACGGATCTGCAGCAGACATTTGGTCGTGTGGTGTCATTCTCTATGTTTTAATGGCTGGTTACCTTCCCTTTGAGGAGAACGACCTTCCACATTTGTATGAAAAG ATAACTGCAGCTCAGTACTCATGCCCATATTGGTTCTCTCCAGGAGCCAAGTCATTGATCCAGAGAATACTTGATCCAAATCCAAGAACT CGTATCACTATTGAAGAAATAAGAGAAGACCCATGGTTTAAGAAGAACTACGTAACTATTAGATGTGGTGAAGATGAAAATGTCAGCCTAGACGATGTTCAAGCTATTTTTGACAATATTGAG GACAAGTATGTATCAGACGAAGTAACGCACAAGGATGGTGGTCCTCTTATGATGAATGCCTTTGAGATGATTGCACTATCTCAAGGTTTGGATCTCTCAGCATTGTTTGATAGGCAACAG GAGTTTGTCAAGCGCCAAACACGTTTCGTCTCAAGAAAGCCAGCCAAGACTGTAGTAGCTACAATTGAGGTTGTTGCTGAGTCAATGGGTCTCAAGGTCCACTCCCGGAACTACAAG GTGAGGCTTGAAGGTCCAGCGTCAAACAGAGCGAGCCAATTTGCTGTTGTTCTAGAG GTCTTTGAAGTTGCTCCTTCTCTGTTCATGGTCGATGTTCGAAAGGTTGCCGGTGACACTCCGGAATACCACAGG TTTTACGAGAACCTATGCAGCAAACTTTGCAGCATAATCTGGAGGCCAACCGAAGTTTCTGCCAAATCTACGCCGCTGAGGACGACCACCTGCTAG
- the LOC100193569 gene encoding putative CBL-interacting protein kinase family protein isoform X1 has protein sequence MAGAGAGGWKKRVGRYEVGRTIGRGTFAKVKFAVDADTGAAFAIKVLDKETIFTHRMLHQVLAGRTKIYIVLELVTGGELFDRIVRHGKLRENEARKYFQQLIDAIDYCHSKGVYHRDLKPQNLLLDSRGNLKLSDFGLSTLSQNGVGLVHTTCGTPNYVAPEVLSSNGYDGSAADIWSCGVILYVLMAGYLPFEENDLPHLYEKITAAQYSCPYWFSPGAKSLIQRILDPNPRTRITIEEIREDPWFKKNYVTIRCGEDENVSLDDVQAIFDNIEDKYVSDEVTHKDGGPLMMNAFEMIALSQGLDLSALFDRQQEFVKRQTRFVSRKPAKTVVATIEVVAESMGLKVHSRNYKVRLEGPASNRASQFAVVLEVFEVAPSLFMVDVRKVAGDTPEYHRFYENLCSKLCSIIWRPTEVSAKSTPLRTTTC, from the exons atggcgggcgcgggcgcgggcgggtgGAAGAAGCGGGTGGGCCGCTACGAGGTGGGCCGGACCATCGGCCGGGGCACCTTCGCCAAGGTTAAGTTCGCCGTCGACGCCGACACCGGCGCGGCTTTCGCCATTAAGGTGCTCGACAAGGAGACCATCTTCACCCACCGCATGCTCCACCAG GTGTTGGCCGGCAGGACAAAGATATACATAGTCTTGGAACTTGTCACTGGAGGTGAACTGTTTGATAGAATA GTCCGCCATGGGAAGCTACGTGAGAATGAAGCTAGGAAGTATTTCCAGCAGCTTATTGATGCCATTGATTATTGCCACAGCAAAGGAGTTTATCATAGAGATTTGAAG CCTCAAAACTTGCTTCTTGACTCTCGTGGAAACTTGAAACTTTCTGATTTTGGACTTAGCACATTGTCTCAAAAT GGAGTAGGCCTTGTACACACGACATGTGGAACACCAAATTATGTTGCACCTGAG GTGCTAAGTAGCAATGGATATGACGGATCTGCAGCAGACATTTGGTCGTGTGGTGTCATTCTCTATGTTTTAATGGCTGGTTACCTTCCCTTTGAGGAGAACGACCTTCCACATTTGTATGAAAAG ATAACTGCAGCTCAGTACTCATGCCCATATTGGTTCTCTCCAGGAGCCAAGTCATTGATCCAGAGAATACTTGATCCAAATCCAAGAACT CGTATCACTATTGAAGAAATAAGAGAAGACCCATGGTTTAAGAAGAACTACGTAACTATTAGATGTGGTGAAGATGAAAATGTCAGCCTAGACGATGTTCAAGCTATTTTTGACAATATTGAG GACAAGTATGTATCAGACGAAGTAACGCACAAGGATGGTGGTCCTCTTATGATGAATGCCTTTGAGATGATTGCACTATCTCAAGGTTTGGATCTCTCAGCATTGTTTGATAGGCAACAG GAGTTTGTCAAGCGCCAAACACGTTTCGTCTCAAGAAAGCCAGCCAAGACTGTAGTAGCTACAATTGAGGTTGTTGCTGAGTCAATGGGTCTCAAGGTCCACTCCCGGAACTACAAG GTGAGGCTTGAAGGTCCAGCGTCAAACAGAGCGAGCCAATTTGCTGTTGTTCTAGAG GTCTTTGAAGTTGCTCCTTCTCTGTTCATGGTCGATGTTCGAAAGGTTGCCGGTGACACTCCGGAATACCACAGG TTTTACGAGAACCTATGCAGCAAACTTTGCAGCATAATCTGGAGGCCAACCGAAGTTTCTGCCAAATCTACGCCGCTGAGGACGACCACCTGCTAG
- the LOC100193569 gene encoding putative CBL-interacting protein kinase family protein isoform X2, whose translation MAGAGAGGWKKRVGRYEVGRTIGRGTFAKVKFAVDADTGAAFAIKVLDKETIFTHRMLHQVRHGKLRENEARKYFQQLIDAIDYCHSKGVYHRDLKPQNLLLDSRGNLKLSDFGLSTLSQNGVGLVHTTCGTPNYVAPEVLSSNGYDGSAADIWSCGVILYVLMAGYLPFEENDLPHLYEKITAAQYSCPYWFSPGAKSLIQRILDPNPRTRITIEEIREDPWFKKNYVTIRCGEDENVSLDDVQAIFDNIEDKYVSDEVTHKDGGPLMMNAFEMIALSQGLDLSALFDRQQEFVKRQTRFVSRKPAKTVVATIEVVAESMGLKVHSRNYKVRLEGPASNRASQFAVVLEVFEVAPSLFMVDVRKVAGDTPEYHRFYENLCSKLCSIIWRPTEVSAKSTPLRTTTC comes from the exons atggcgggcgcgggcgcgggcgggtgGAAGAAGCGGGTGGGCCGCTACGAGGTGGGCCGGACCATCGGCCGGGGCACCTTCGCCAAGGTTAAGTTCGCCGTCGACGCCGACACCGGCGCGGCTTTCGCCATTAAGGTGCTCGACAAGGAGACCATCTTCACCCACCGCATGCTCCACCAG GTCCGCCATGGGAAGCTACGTGAGAATGAAGCTAGGAAGTATTTCCAGCAGCTTATTGATGCCATTGATTATTGCCACAGCAAAGGAGTTTATCATAGAGATTTGAAG CCTCAAAACTTGCTTCTTGACTCTCGTGGAAACTTGAAACTTTCTGATTTTGGACTTAGCACATTGTCTCAAAAT GGAGTAGGCCTTGTACACACGACATGTGGAACACCAAATTATGTTGCACCTGAG GTGCTAAGTAGCAATGGATATGACGGATCTGCAGCAGACATTTGGTCGTGTGGTGTCATTCTCTATGTTTTAATGGCTGGTTACCTTCCCTTTGAGGAGAACGACCTTCCACATTTGTATGAAAAG ATAACTGCAGCTCAGTACTCATGCCCATATTGGTTCTCTCCAGGAGCCAAGTCATTGATCCAGAGAATACTTGATCCAAATCCAAGAACT CGTATCACTATTGAAGAAATAAGAGAAGACCCATGGTTTAAGAAGAACTACGTAACTATTAGATGTGGTGAAGATGAAAATGTCAGCCTAGACGATGTTCAAGCTATTTTTGACAATATTGAG GACAAGTATGTATCAGACGAAGTAACGCACAAGGATGGTGGTCCTCTTATGATGAATGCCTTTGAGATGATTGCACTATCTCAAGGTTTGGATCTCTCAGCATTGTTTGATAGGCAACAG GAGTTTGTCAAGCGCCAAACACGTTTCGTCTCAAGAAAGCCAGCCAAGACTGTAGTAGCTACAATTGAGGTTGTTGCTGAGTCAATGGGTCTCAAGGTCCACTCCCGGAACTACAAG GTGAGGCTTGAAGGTCCAGCGTCAAACAGAGCGAGCCAATTTGCTGTTGTTCTAGAG GTCTTTGAAGTTGCTCCTTCTCTGTTCATGGTCGATGTTCGAAAGGTTGCCGGTGACACTCCGGAATACCACAGG TTTTACGAGAACCTATGCAGCAAACTTTGCAGCATAATCTGGAGGCCAACCGAAGTTTCTGCCAAATCTACGCCGCTGAGGACGACCACCTGCTAG
- the LOC100193569 gene encoding putative CBL-interacting protein kinase family protein yields the protein MAGAGAGGWKKRVGRYEVGRTIGRGTFAKVKFAVDADTGAAFAIKVLDKETIFTHRMLHQIKREISIMKIVRHPNIVRLNEVLAGRTKIYIVLELVTGGELFDRIVRHGKLRENEARKYFQQLIDAIDYCHSKGVYHRDLKPQNLLLDSRGNLKLSDFGLSTLSQNGVGLVHTTCGTPNYVAPEVLSSNGYDGSAADIWSCGVILYVLMAGYLPFEENDLPHLYEKITAAQYSCPYWFSPGAKSLIQRILDPNPRTRITIEEIREDPWFKKNYVTIRCGEDENVSLDDVQAIFDNIEDKYVSDEVTHKDGGPLMMNAFEMIALSQGLDLSALFDRQQEFVKRQTRFVSRKPAKTVVATIEVVAESMGLKVHSRNYKVRLEGPASNRASQFAVVLEVFEVAPSLFMVDVRKVAGDTPEYHRFYENLCSKLCSIIWRPTEVSAKSTPLRTTTC from the exons atggcgggcgcgggcgcgggcgggtgGAAGAAGCGGGTGGGCCGCTACGAGGTGGGCCGGACCATCGGCCGGGGCACCTTCGCCAAGGTTAAGTTCGCCGTCGACGCCGACACCGGCGCGGCTTTCGCCATTAAGGTGCTCGACAAGGAGACCATCTTCACCCACCGCATGCTCCACCAG ATCAAAAGGGAAATATCTATCATGAAGATCGTAAGACATCCCAACATAGTTAGGCTTAATGAG GTGTTGGCCGGCAGGACAAAGATATACATAGTCTTGGAACTTGTCACTGGAGGTGAACTGTTTGATAGAATA GTCCGCCATGGGAAGCTACGTGAGAATGAAGCTAGGAAGTATTTCCAGCAGCTTATTGATGCCATTGATTATTGCCACAGCAAAGGAGTTTATCATAGAGATTTGAAG CCTCAAAACTTGCTTCTTGACTCTCGTGGAAACTTGAAACTTTCTGATTTTGGACTTAGCACATTGTCTCAAAAT GGAGTAGGCCTTGTACACACGACATGTGGAACACCAAATTATGTTGCACCTGAG GTGCTAAGTAGCAATGGATATGACGGATCTGCAGCAGACATTTGGTCGTGTGGTGTCATTCTCTATGTTTTAATGGCTGGTTACCTTCCCTTTGAGGAGAACGACCTTCCACATTTGTATGAAAAG ATAACTGCAGCTCAGTACTCATGCCCATATTGGTTCTCTCCAGGAGCCAAGTCATTGATCCAGAGAATACTTGATCCAAATCCAAGAACT CGTATCACTATTGAAGAAATAAGAGAAGACCCATGGTTTAAGAAGAACTACGTAACTATTAGATGTGGTGAAGATGAAAATGTCAGCCTAGACGATGTTCAAGCTATTTTTGACAATATTGAG GACAAGTATGTATCAGACGAAGTAACGCACAAGGATGGTGGTCCTCTTATGATGAATGCCTTTGAGATGATTGCACTATCTCAAGGTTTGGATCTCTCAGCATTGTTTGATAGGCAACAG GAGTTTGTCAAGCGCCAAACACGTTTCGTCTCAAGAAAGCCAGCCAAGACTGTAGTAGCTACAATTGAGGTTGTTGCTGAGTCAATGGGTCTCAAGGTCCACTCCCGGAACTACAAG GTGAGGCTTGAAGGTCCAGCGTCAAACAGAGCGAGCCAATTTGCTGTTGTTCTAGAG GTCTTTGAAGTTGCTCCTTCTCTGTTCATGGTCGATGTTCGAAAGGTTGCCGGTGACACTCCGGAATACCACAGG TTTTACGAGAACCTATGCAGCAAACTTTGCAGCATAATCTGGAGGCCAACCGAAGTTTCTGCCAAATCTACGCCGCTGAGGACGACCACCTGCTAG
- the LOC100193569 gene encoding putative CBL-interacting protein kinase family protein isoform X4 has product MAGAGAGGWKKRVGRYEVGRTIGRGTFAKVKFAVDADTGAAFAIKVLDKETIFTHRMLHQIKREISIMKIVRHPNIVRLNEVLAGRTKIYIVLELVTGGELFDRIVRHGKLRENEARKYFQQLIDAIDYCHSKGVYHRDLKPQNLLLDSRGNLKLSDFGLSTLSQNGVGLVHTTCGTPNYVAPEVLSSNGYDGSAADIWSCGVILYVLMAGYLPFEENDLPHLYEKITAAQYSCPYWFSPGAKSLIQRILDPNPRTEFVKRQTRFVSRKPAKTVVATIEVVAESMGLKVHSRNYKVRLEGPASNRASQFAVVLEVFEVAPSLFMVDVRKVAGDTPEYHRFYENLCSKLCSIIWRPTEVSAKSTPLRTTTC; this is encoded by the exons atggcgggcgcgggcgcgggcgggtgGAAGAAGCGGGTGGGCCGCTACGAGGTGGGCCGGACCATCGGCCGGGGCACCTTCGCCAAGGTTAAGTTCGCCGTCGACGCCGACACCGGCGCGGCTTTCGCCATTAAGGTGCTCGACAAGGAGACCATCTTCACCCACCGCATGCTCCACCAG ATCAAAAGGGAAATATCTATCATGAAGATCGTAAGACATCCCAACATAGTTAGGCTTAATGAG GTGTTGGCCGGCAGGACAAAGATATACATAGTCTTGGAACTTGTCACTGGAGGTGAACTGTTTGATAGAATA GTCCGCCATGGGAAGCTACGTGAGAATGAAGCTAGGAAGTATTTCCAGCAGCTTATTGATGCCATTGATTATTGCCACAGCAAAGGAGTTTATCATAGAGATTTGAAG CCTCAAAACTTGCTTCTTGACTCTCGTGGAAACTTGAAACTTTCTGATTTTGGACTTAGCACATTGTCTCAAAAT GGAGTAGGCCTTGTACACACGACATGTGGAACACCAAATTATGTTGCACCTGAG GTGCTAAGTAGCAATGGATATGACGGATCTGCAGCAGACATTTGGTCGTGTGGTGTCATTCTCTATGTTTTAATGGCTGGTTACCTTCCCTTTGAGGAGAACGACCTTCCACATTTGTATGAAAAG ATAACTGCAGCTCAGTACTCATGCCCATATTGGTTCTCTCCAGGAGCCAAGTCATTGATCCAGAGAATACTTGATCCAAATCCAAGAACT GAGTTTGTCAAGCGCCAAACACGTTTCGTCTCAAGAAAGCCAGCCAAGACTGTAGTAGCTACAATTGAGGTTGTTGCTGAGTCAATGGGTCTCAAGGTCCACTCCCGGAACTACAAG GTGAGGCTTGAAGGTCCAGCGTCAAACAGAGCGAGCCAATTTGCTGTTGTTCTAGAG GTCTTTGAAGTTGCTCCTTCTCTGTTCATGGTCGATGTTCGAAAGGTTGCCGGTGACACTCCGGAATACCACAGG TTTTACGAGAACCTATGCAGCAAACTTTGCAGCATAATCTGGAGGCCAACCGAAGTTTCTGCCAAATCTACGCCGCTGAGGACGACCACCTGCTAG